From Candidatus Eremiobacteraceae bacterium, one genomic window encodes:
- the carB gene encoding carbamoyl-phosphate synthase large subunit, with the protein MTSDARRCVLVVGSGPIVIGQAAEFDYAGVQACRALREEGCRVVLVNSNPATIMTDPEMADAVYLEPLVPSHVEAIIARERPDAMLATLGGQTGLNLAVALAERGTLERYGVELLGTPLRTIRLAEDRDLFKKAMIAIGEPVPDSVVVNEVEPGLAFADEKGLPLIVRPAYTLGGTGGGIAYDREQLREFLESGLRASIARQVLLETSLLGWKEVEYEVLRDGAGNCIVVCNMENIDPVGVHTGDSIVVAPSQTLSDRDYQRLRSASINIIRHLEIQGGCNIQFALDPHSDEYRIIEVNPRVSRSSALASKATGYPIAKIATKVALGQLLPDIPNPVTGVTKAAFEPTLDYCVVKIPRWPFDKFPLGDAHLGSQMKSTGEVMAIGRTFGQALIKAVRGCDIGRDALTGHAIEQWSDDELDDVLRRPTHERLFAVAECLRRGRTVEGISELTTIDPFWLEELTELVKTETDLRSAEASDEAIVRAKRQGYAAATIARMTKRPLGQVKAAGGATAATTYRVVDTAGAEFPARTPYYYATVGEAEELRKTGRRTVVVVGSGPIRIGQGIEFDYSCVHAAWALHEAGVASVVLNNNPETVSTDFDVSDVLVFEPPCVDEVEHAVRATHAEGALLSFGGQTPINLARDLEKRGIKSLGSGQKALALAEDRRKFDGVLSSLGVARPPGKTALSFRKAREIAREIGFPVLVRPSYVLGGRGMEIVYNEGQLAAYAESAPPILPHAPLLVDKYLAGVEVEVDAVFDGDDIIIPGIFEHVERAGIHSGDSMAVYPTQTIGPEMEARIADVTRRLCAELGINGLINVQYIVHDGELFVIEANPRASRTVPIIAKLTGVPLVAAATRVAIGEKLRDMDLELGLLPRPDFVAVKIPVFSFAKLRRVETILGPEMKSTGEALGIDATYAGALLRGMLGAGINPPPPGGRILFSVSDAEKFSSLSIARALIDMDFRLYATPGTWSLLGDHGIDATRVNKIAEGSPHVLDLIGSGGVDLVINDAATTPQSQTDGYRIRRAAAEAGVACLTSLDTVRALLLALESRSGDGEITVRSLQEYVRPRLALATPAGARSR; encoded by the coding sequence ATGACGTCCGACGCGCGGCGCTGCGTGCTCGTAGTGGGGTCGGGGCCGATCGTCATCGGCCAGGCGGCGGAGTTCGACTACGCCGGCGTCCAGGCGTGCCGCGCGCTGCGTGAAGAAGGCTGCCGGGTCGTCCTCGTCAATTCGAATCCAGCGACGATCATGACCGATCCGGAGATGGCCGACGCGGTCTATCTCGAGCCGCTCGTGCCGTCGCACGTCGAGGCGATCATCGCGCGCGAGCGGCCGGATGCGATGCTCGCGACGCTCGGCGGTCAGACCGGCCTCAACCTTGCGGTCGCGCTCGCCGAACGCGGCACGCTCGAGCGCTACGGCGTCGAGCTGCTCGGCACGCCGTTGCGGACGATTCGCCTCGCCGAAGACCGCGATCTCTTCAAGAAGGCGATGATCGCGATCGGCGAGCCCGTGCCGGACTCGGTCGTCGTCAACGAGGTCGAACCTGGCCTCGCCTTCGCCGACGAAAAAGGCTTACCGCTCATCGTCCGGCCGGCATACACGCTCGGCGGTACCGGCGGCGGCATCGCCTACGACCGCGAGCAACTGCGCGAATTCCTCGAGAGCGGGCTGCGCGCGAGCATCGCGCGTCAGGTGCTGCTCGAGACATCGCTCCTCGGTTGGAAGGAAGTCGAGTACGAAGTGCTGCGCGACGGCGCCGGCAACTGCATCGTCGTCTGCAACATGGAGAACATCGATCCGGTCGGCGTCCACACCGGCGATTCGATCGTCGTCGCGCCGTCGCAGACGCTCTCCGACCGCGACTACCAGCGCCTGCGATCCGCGTCGATCAACATCATCCGCCACCTCGAGATCCAGGGCGGCTGCAACATCCAGTTCGCGCTCGATCCGCACAGCGACGAATATCGCATCATCGAAGTGAATCCGCGCGTGTCGCGTTCGTCCGCGCTCGCGAGCAAAGCCACCGGCTATCCGATCGCGAAGATCGCGACGAAAGTGGCGCTGGGGCAGCTGCTTCCCGACATCCCGAACCCCGTCACGGGGGTCACGAAAGCCGCCTTCGAGCCGACGCTCGACTACTGCGTCGTCAAGATCCCTCGTTGGCCGTTTGACAAGTTCCCGCTCGGCGACGCGCACCTCGGCAGCCAGATGAAGTCGACCGGCGAGGTCATGGCGATCGGGCGCACGTTCGGACAAGCGCTCATCAAGGCCGTACGCGGGTGCGACATCGGCCGCGACGCGCTCACCGGCCATGCCATCGAGCAGTGGAGCGACGACGAGCTCGACGACGTGCTGCGCCGGCCGACGCACGAACGGCTCTTCGCCGTCGCCGAATGCCTGCGGCGCGGCCGGACTGTCGAAGGCATCTCCGAGCTTACGACCATCGACCCGTTCTGGCTCGAAGAGCTGACCGAACTCGTCAAAACGGAGACCGACTTGCGGTCGGCTGAAGCGAGTGACGAGGCGATCGTACGCGCGAAGCGACAGGGCTACGCCGCGGCGACGATCGCGCGCATGACCAAGCGGCCTCTGGGTCAGGTGAAGGCGGCCGGCGGCGCGACCGCGGCGACGACGTATCGCGTCGTCGACACGGCAGGCGCCGAATTCCCGGCGCGCACGCCGTACTATTACGCGACGGTCGGCGAAGCCGAAGAGCTGCGGAAGACCGGCCGTCGCACGGTCGTCGTCGTCGGCAGCGGACCGATCCGCATCGGTCAGGGCATCGAGTTCGATTACTCGTGCGTCCACGCGGCATGGGCGCTGCACGAAGCGGGCGTCGCATCCGTCGTGCTCAACAACAACCCCGAGACCGTGAGCACCGACTTCGACGTGTCCGACGTCCTCGTGTTCGAGCCGCCCTGCGTCGACGAGGTCGAGCACGCCGTTCGCGCGACGCACGCGGAAGGCGCCCTCCTGTCCTTCGGCGGTCAGACGCCGATCAATCTCGCTCGCGATCTGGAGAAACGCGGAATCAAATCGCTCGGCAGCGGCCAGAAAGCGCTCGCTCTCGCCGAAGACCGGCGCAAGTTCGACGGAGTGCTCTCGTCGCTCGGCGTCGCGCGTCCCCCGGGCAAGACGGCGCTCTCGTTCCGCAAGGCGCGCGAGATCGCGCGCGAGATCGGTTTTCCCGTACTCGTCCGTCCGTCGTACGTGCTCGGCGGCCGTGGCATGGAGATCGTCTACAACGAGGGCCAGCTCGCCGCGTATGCGGAGAGCGCGCCGCCGATCCTACCGCACGCCCCGCTGCTCGTCGACAAATACCTCGCCGGCGTCGAGGTCGAGGTCGACGCGGTCTTCGACGGCGACGACATCATCATCCCTGGGATCTTCGAGCACGTTGAACGCGCCGGCATCCACTCCGGCGATTCGATGGCGGTCTATCCGACCCAGACCATCGGTCCGGAGATGGAGGCCCGCATCGCAGACGTGACGCGCCGCCTCTGCGCCGAGCTCGGCATCAACGGCCTCATCAACGTCCAGTACATCGTGCACGACGGCGAGCTGTTCGTCATCGAGGCGAACCCGCGAGCGAGCCGCACCGTGCCGATCATCGCGAAGCTCACCGGCGTGCCGCTCGTCGCGGCCGCGACTCGGGTCGCGATCGGCGAGAAGCTCCGCGACATGGACCTCGAGCTCGGGCTATTGCCGCGCCCCGACTTCGTCGCGGTTAAGATACCCGTCTTCTCGTTCGCCAAATTGCGGCGCGTCGAGACGATCCTCGGCCCGGAGATGAAGTCGACCGGTGAAGCGCTCGGCATCGACGCGACGTACGCGGGCGCGCTGCTGCGCGGCATGCTCGGCGCGGGCATCAATCCGCCGCCGCCCGGCGGCCGCATCCTGTTCTCCGTCTCCGATGCCGAGAAGTTCTCGTCGCTTTCGATCGCTCGCGCGCTCATCGACATGGACTTCCGCCTCTACGCGACCCCGGGGACCTGGTCGCTGCTCGGCGATCACGGCATCGACGCGACGCGCGTCAACAAGATCGCTGAGGGATCGCCGCACGTCCTCGACCTCATCGGCTCGGGCGGCGTCGATCTCGTCATCAACGACGCGGCGACGACCCCGCAGTCGCAGACGGACGGCTATCGCATCCGGCGGGCGGCGGCGGAAGCGGGCGTCGCGTGCCTGACGTCGCTCGACACGGTCCGGGCGCTGCTCCTCGCGCTCGAGAGCAGATCCGGCGACGGCGAGATCACCGTCCGCTCGCTCCAGGAGTACGTCCGCCCACGCCTCGCGCTCGCGACGCCCGCCGGCGCCCGCAGCCGCTAG
- the carA gene encoding glutamine-hydrolyzing carbamoyl-phosphate synthase small subunit yields the protein MNRRAVLLLADGSAFEGTGIGPDGASTGEAVFYTGMTGYEEALTDPSYAGQLLVFTYPLIGNYGIDPAVEQHDRICASGGVFKRVSRHPSHWRSTGSLPEWFDAQRVRGIEDVDTRSLVIRLRESGTMRSVLAVGDEAVARAKDVLREYVGEPLGTPELVEGVSVRSKLQIGRSRLRVALLDCGVKENIAGSLERAGAEVIELPYDSSFDDILSAGPAGLVVSNGPGDPSELGRVVDTLKRAVDHEKLPIFGICLGHQLLAIALGAKTYKMKYGHRGGNQPVQRCDTGEVLITAHNHGYAVDAASLPRGVAQTLVNLNDGVNEGLRHEELPIESVQFHPEASPGPGDAYGLFAKFLASIAS from the coding sequence ATGAACCGCCGCGCGGTGCTGCTGCTGGCGGACGGTAGCGCGTTCGAAGGGACCGGCATCGGTCCCGACGGCGCGTCGACCGGCGAGGCGGTGTTCTACACCGGTATGACCGGCTACGAAGAAGCGCTCACCGATCCGTCGTACGCCGGACAGCTGCTCGTCTTCACGTACCCGCTCATCGGCAACTACGGGATCGATCCGGCCGTCGAGCAGCACGATCGCATTTGCGCATCCGGCGGCGTCTTCAAACGCGTCAGCCGTCACCCGAGCCACTGGCGCAGCACGGGTTCGCTGCCGGAGTGGTTCGATGCACAAAGGGTACGCGGAATCGAAGACGTCGACACGCGTTCGCTCGTCATCCGCTTGCGCGAATCGGGGACGATGCGCTCGGTGCTCGCCGTCGGCGACGAGGCCGTCGCACGGGCGAAGGACGTTCTGCGCGAATACGTGGGCGAGCCGTTGGGAACGCCTGAGCTCGTCGAGGGCGTCAGCGTCCGGTCGAAGCTCCAGATCGGCAGGAGCCGGCTGCGCGTTGCGCTGCTCGATTGCGGCGTCAAAGAGAACATCGCGGGGTCACTGGAACGAGCAGGCGCGGAAGTCATCGAACTGCCCTACGATTCGTCGTTCGACGACATCCTCTCAGCCGGGCCGGCGGGCCTCGTCGTTAGCAACGGGCCCGGCGACCCCTCCGAGCTCGGCCGCGTCGTCGACACGCTCAAACGCGCCGTCGACCACGAGAAGCTTCCTATATTCGGCATCTGCCTCGGTCACCAGCTCCTCGCGATCGCGCTCGGCGCGAAGACATATAAGATGAAGTACGGTCACCGTGGTGGCAACCAGCCGGTCCAGCGGTGCGACACCGGCGAGGTGCTCATCACCGCGCACAACCACGGCTACGCCGTCGACGCGGCCTCGCTGCCTCGCGGCGTAGCACAAACGCTCGTCAACCTGAACGACGGCGTCAACGAAGGCTTGCGGCACGAGGAGCTGCCGATCGAGTCCGTGCAGTTCCACCCTGAAGCGTCGCCCGGCCCGGGCGACGCATACGGCCTATTCGCCAAGTTCCTCGCGAGCATCGCGTCATGA
- a CDS encoding dihydroorotase, which produces MPNRDFVGARVVDPTLGLDAIRTIAVRNGVIAAIIDGAPAEPDLDAERVDCAGMVLCPGFIDPHVHLRHPGDPQKETLETGLAAAAAGGFTAVAAMPNTRPPIDRASSVSQLIRAADAIGGVRCYPIGSVTIARAGESIAALRGMAKAGAVAFSDDGSTTASLKALYHAARLIADLPQPFLSHCDDPAFDGALMNEGVISDLLGVTGTPNLAEAAIAARDLLVARVTGKRWHLCHVSARETIDVLRWSRSTGVDASGEATPHHVRCTDEQLLGFDAAMRVNPPLRSAADVKALKAAVVDGTIDIFASDHAPHAPDEKEPPLSHACVGFSGLETAVAAMFDTFRDVPIATLVANFSTNVARLLGVDGGTLAPGSPADITGLHLDRPWTVDPTLFVSKGRATPFAGQTFDVKPAMSVVGGSIVFASRKAVKA; this is translated from the coding sequence GTGCCGAATCGCGATTTCGTCGGGGCACGCGTCGTCGATCCGACGCTCGGCCTGGATGCGATCCGCACGATCGCCGTCCGCAACGGCGTGATCGCCGCGATCATCGACGGAGCGCCGGCAGAACCGGATCTCGACGCGGAGCGCGTCGACTGCGCGGGGATGGTGCTCTGCCCCGGCTTCATCGATCCGCACGTCCACCTGCGCCATCCCGGCGATCCGCAAAAAGAGACCCTGGAGACCGGCCTTGCCGCCGCCGCCGCCGGCGGATTCACCGCCGTCGCCGCGATGCCGAACACGAGACCGCCCATCGACCGTGCCTCGTCAGTGTCGCAGCTCATCCGCGCCGCGGACGCGATCGGCGGAGTGCGATGCTATCCGATCGGGAGCGTCACGATCGCGCGCGCGGGAGAATCGATAGCGGCGCTCCGCGGTATGGCGAAAGCGGGAGCGGTCGCGTTTTCCGACGACGGCTCGACGACCGCGTCGCTCAAGGCTTTGTACCACGCGGCAAGGCTCATCGCCGACCTGCCGCAGCCGTTCCTATCGCATTGCGACGACCCGGCATTCGACGGCGCCCTCATGAACGAAGGCGTGATCAGCGATCTGCTCGGCGTCACCGGCACGCCGAACCTTGCGGAAGCCGCGATCGCTGCGCGCGACCTGCTCGTCGCGCGCGTCACAGGCAAGCGCTGGCACCTGTGTCACGTCAGCGCGCGCGAGACGATCGACGTCCTCCGCTGGTCGCGCTCGACGGGCGTCGACGCATCCGGCGAAGCGACGCCGCACCACGTCCGGTGCACCGACGAGCAGCTGCTCGGTTTCGATGCCGCGATGCGCGTCAATCCGCCGCTACGGTCGGCGGCCGACGTCAAGGCGCTCAAGGCAGCGGTCGTCGACGGCACGATCGACATTTTCGCGAGCGATCACGCGCCGCACGCGCCCGATGAGAAAGAACCGCCGCTCTCGCATGCGTGCGTCGGTTTTTCCGGACTCGAGACGGCGGTCGCGGCGATGTTCGACACGTTCCGCGACGTGCCGATCGCGACGCTCGTCGCCAACTTCTCGACCAACGTCGCACGGCTGCTCGGCGTCGACGGCGGCACGCTCGCTCCCGGCTCGCCGGCGGATATCACTGGGCTGCATCTCGACCGACCGTGGACGGTCGACCCCACGCTGTTCGTGTCGAAAGGCCGGGCGACTCCGTTTGCCGGCCAGACCTTCGACGTCAAACCTGCGATGAGCGTCGTCGGCGGCTCCATCGTGTTCGCTTCGCGAAAAGCGGTGAAAGCATGA
- a CDS encoding aspartate carbamoyltransferase catalytic subunit, with product MTADRLLLDLDDAQRPLIEALIKRALEFKRGVADASLRLKGKIVVGMFFEASTRTATSFAQATHKLGGTWHDFHPETSSLGKGETLEDTMRTIQAIGADALVVRHSESGFPHALARHFSAAILNAGDGWHAHPTQGLLDAMTLVEEFGALDGRRLVISGDIRHSRVARSSARAAHLLGAHVTLCAPPLLLPPTSPGWGFAELSTDLDACLPRADAVMLLRIQKERADGAELPPAEDLIEGYGIDDARVGRMAPHAIIMHPGPVNRGVEISGALMDDPRSRIERQVENGVYVRMAALERCLRAAASARPLHPADSAGTVR from the coding sequence ATGACGGCGGATCGCTTGCTCCTCGACCTCGATGACGCGCAACGGCCGCTCATCGAGGCGTTGATAAAGCGTGCGCTCGAGTTCAAGCGCGGCGTCGCCGATGCGTCGCTTCGCCTCAAGGGCAAGATCGTCGTCGGCATGTTCTTCGAAGCGAGCACGCGCACCGCGACGTCGTTCGCCCAAGCGACGCACAAGCTCGGCGGGACGTGGCACGATTTCCACCCCGAGACGTCGTCGCTCGGCAAAGGCGAGACGCTCGAGGATACGATGCGCACGATCCAAGCGATCGGCGCGGACGCGCTCGTCGTCAGGCACTCGGAGAGCGGCTTTCCACACGCGCTCGCGCGACATTTCAGCGCCGCGATCCTCAACGCGGGCGACGGCTGGCACGCGCACCCGACCCAAGGCTTGCTCGACGCGATGACGCTCGTCGAAGAGTTCGGCGCGCTCGACGGCCGCCGTCTCGTCATAAGCGGCGACATCCGCCACAGCCGAGTCGCGCGTTCGAGCGCGCGCGCCGCACATCTCCTCGGAGCGCACGTGACGCTCTGCGCGCCTCCGCTCTTGCTCCCGCCGACCTCGCCGGGCTGGGGCTTCGCCGAGCTGTCGACCGACCTCGACGCCTGTCTCCCGCGCGCCGACGCGGTCATGCTGCTGCGCATCCAAAAGGAGCGCGCCGACGGCGCCGAGCTTCCGCCCGCGGAAGATCTGATCGAAGGCTACGGCATCGATGATGCACGCGTCGGTCGGATGGCGCCTCACGCGATCATCATGCATCCGGGGCCGGTCAATCGCGGCGTCGAGATCTCCGGTGCGCTCATGGATGATCCGCGGAGCCGGATCGAACGCCAGGTGGAGAACGGCGTCTACGTCAGGATGGCGGCGCTCGAACGCTGCCTGCGCGCCGCCGCGAGCGCTCGTCCGCTCCATCCGGCCGACTCGGCGGGGACCGTCCGTTGA
- the pyrR gene encoding bifunctional pyr operon transcriptional regulator/uracil phosphoribosyltransferase PyrR yields MATTKAPTLREKLVVFSSAELQRTVERLTHQIIEPTGATRDLVLIGIRKGGENLARRIQAEIKRRTGVTVQTGFLNITLYRDDDAPREMPESDITSDVTGKDVVIIDDVLFTGRTVRSALDAITDLGRPRAVRLCVLIDRGLRELPIQADYVGKFVPTASDERVVVELRPEPDDADRVVICEAA; encoded by the coding sequence ATGGCCACGACGAAAGCGCCCACGCTGCGGGAAAAGCTCGTCGTGTTTTCGTCTGCCGAGCTTCAGCGCACCGTCGAGCGGCTCACGCATCAGATCATCGAGCCGACCGGCGCGACGCGCGACCTCGTCCTCATCGGTATCCGCAAGGGCGGCGAGAACCTCGCGCGCCGCATCCAAGCCGAGATCAAACGCCGGACCGGCGTCACCGTGCAGACCGGCTTCCTCAACATCACCCTCTATCGCGACGACGACGCGCCGCGCGAGATGCCCGAGAGCGATATAACGAGCGACGTGACCGGCAAGGACGTCGTCATCATCGACGACGTGCTCTTCACCGGCCGCACGGTGCGCTCGGCCCTCGACGCGATCACCGACCTCGGGCGGCCGCGTGCCGTCCGGCTGTGCGTCCTCATCGACCGCGGCTTACGCGAGCTGCCCATCCAAGCCGACTACGTCGGCAAATTCGTGCCGACGGCGTCGGACGAAAGGGTGGTCGTCGAACTTCGTCCGGAGCCGGACGACGCAGATCGCGTCGTCATCTGCGAAGCGGCATGA
- a CDS encoding penicillin-binding protein 2 — MRSRLIHVAIGFVVAFVVLAIADARVQIAQRSFIESHEGDPRHSVSISQRGTLFDSSGVPLAKSHGDRRVYSAGSALAQLVGYASPVYGESGLEAGLDSIVSSKSAGSSSILAPFDSSTTTGTSRGGDVVLTLRGDIAAVVDRALPQDIRGAAVVLDPRTGAVLAIVNRPTFDPNRLEKDWKGLRDRSDAPLLDRGAAGLYPPGSTFKMFTASAALDAGAVTPDDNFYDPGYFLIDGFRIRNDEDEVTGTQSVTGAFALSSNVDFAQIGVKLGAPGFYEYLKRFGVGEPLDTPVSVVQDNVPPQNSIIDSELAQMSFGQGSLVVTPLRMALIGSTIANGGVLEPPQFVKQIRVPGKPPVTIPPPTGALVISAETADEVRTMMIAAVRYGTGTAAALPNVTVAGKTGTATHLGGPPDAWFVCFAPAEAPRLVVAVVVENAGYGGVVSAPIARAILAGALPLYPR, encoded by the coding sequence TTGCGCTCGCGGCTCATCCACGTCGCGATCGGTTTCGTCGTCGCGTTCGTCGTGCTCGCGATCGCCGACGCTCGCGTGCAGATCGCGCAGCGCAGCTTCATCGAAAGCCACGAGGGCGATCCACGCCACAGCGTGTCGATCTCGCAGCGGGGCACGCTCTTCGATTCCTCCGGCGTGCCGCTCGCGAAAAGCCACGGGGACCGTCGCGTCTATAGCGCCGGCAGCGCGCTCGCGCAACTCGTCGGTTATGCCTCGCCCGTCTACGGCGAGTCTGGCTTGGAAGCCGGACTCGACTCTATCGTCTCATCCAAGTCGGCAGGTTCGAGCTCGATCCTCGCGCCGTTCGACTCATCGACGACGACCGGCACGAGTCGTGGCGGCGACGTCGTCCTCACGCTTCGAGGCGATATCGCCGCAGTCGTCGACCGTGCGTTGCCCCAAGACATCCGCGGCGCGGCGGTCGTCTTGGATCCGAGGACCGGCGCGGTGCTCGCGATCGTCAACCGGCCGACCTTCGACCCGAATCGCCTCGAAAAAGATTGGAAGGGCTTGCGAGACCGGTCCGACGCGCCGCTGCTCGACCGCGGCGCCGCCGGTCTCTACCCGCCCGGCTCGACGTTCAAGATGTTCACCGCGAGCGCGGCGCTCGACGCGGGCGCCGTCACGCCCGACGATAATTTCTACGACCCCGGCTACTTCCTCATCGACGGTTTTCGCATCCGCAACGACGAGGATGAGGTGACGGGCACGCAGTCGGTGACCGGCGCGTTCGCGCTCTCGAGCAACGTCGACTTCGCGCAGATCGGCGTCAAGCTCGGCGCGCCGGGCTTCTACGAATACCTGAAACGCTTCGGCGTCGGCGAGCCGCTCGACACGCCCGTCTCCGTCGTCCAAGACAACGTGCCCCCGCAGAACTCGATCATCGATTCCGAGCTCGCGCAGATGTCGTTCGGTCAAGGGAGCCTCGTGGTCACGCCGCTGCGCATGGCGCTGATCGGTTCGACGATCGCCAACGGCGGCGTGCTCGAACCGCCGCAGTTCGTCAAGCAGATCCGCGTTCCGGGCAAGCCGCCGGTCACGATTCCGCCGCCGACAGGGGCGCTCGTCATATCGGCGGAAACCGCAGACGAAGTCCGCACGATGATGATCGCAGCCGTGCGTTACGGCACCGGCACTGCGGCCGCGCTGCCGAACGTCACGGTCGCAGGCAAGACGGGCACCGCGACGCATCTCGGTGGGCCGCCGGACGCGTGGTTCGTATGCTTCGCGCCGGCGGAAGCGCCGCGGCTCGTCGTCGCGGTCGTCGTCGAGAACGCGGGATACGGCGGCGTCGTGTCGGCGCCGATCGCACGCGCCATCCTCGCTGGCGCGCTGCCGCTCTACCCGCGCTGA